A section of the Eriocheir sinensis breed Jianghai 21 chromosome 40, ASM2467909v1, whole genome shotgun sequence genome encodes:
- the LOC127009390 gene encoding probable H/ACA ribonucleoprotein complex subunit 1, with the protein MAFRGRGGGGGRGRGFRGGGGGRGGGGRGGFQGGWGGGGRYDQGPPDEVFEFGEVMHTCQGDLVCNVTHKDVPHFNAPIYMENKEQIGKVDEIFGSPMQKFVSVKLDENIKASSFEKLSKIYINPAKLLPLHMFLPGNKSRGGGRGRGGGRGGPGGRGGGRGGRGGRGGSFGRGGGGGGFGRGGSFGGGGGRGFGGRGGGFGGRGGGGGGFGGRGGGGGFGGRDKVFKRY; encoded by the exons ATGGCTTTCCGAGggcgaggtggaggtggagggcgagGCAGAGGGttccgaggtggtggtggtggccgaggAGGCGGAGGTCGTGGAG GTTTCCAAGGGGGCTGGGGTGGCGGTGGCAGGTACGACCAGGGACCCCCAGACGAA GTCTTTGAGTTCGGGGAAGTCATGCACACATGTCAGGGCGACTTGGTGTGCAACGTGACCCACAAGGATGTCCCTCACTTCAACGCACCAATCTACATGGAGAACAAGGAGCAG ATTGGCAAAGTGGATGAAATCTTTGGCAGCCCGATGCAGAAGTTTGTGTCCGTTAAACTGGATGAGAATATTAAGGCTTCCTCGTTTGAGAAGCTCTCAAag ATCTATATCAACCCCGCCAAGCTGCTACCGCTGCACATGTTCTTGCCAGGCAACAAGTCACGGGGCGGCGGccgggggcggggcggcggccggGGCGGACCAGGAGGACGGGGCGGTGggcgtggtggaagaggagggagag GTGGCTcctttggaagaggaggaggaggaggcggcttcgGAAGAGGAGGgagctttgggggaggaggaggaagaggatttgggggaagaggagggggctttgggggacgaggaggaggaggaggaggctttgggggacgaggaggaggaggaggctttgggGGAAGAGATAAAGTATTTAAACGGTACTAA